A region of Lycium barbarum isolate Lr01 chromosome 1, ASM1917538v2, whole genome shotgun sequence DNA encodes the following proteins:
- the LOC132601396 gene encoding dof zinc finger protein DOF5.6-like — protein MGITSLQVCMDSSNWLQDTIHEETEFDSSSSPSGDIFTCSRPLIERKLRPQHDQPLNCPRCDSTHTKFCYYNNYSLSQPRYFCKSCRRYWTKGGTLRNIPVGGGCRKNKKVSSKKQSNDTNAPHQIPNYHNAGSSNSSSISNYPEMAFSHFNNFMGNNNINNPSFMLHENHAPIDFMESKYEALMGTTLKNQDFIGNVDARMINGYGEMDNAGINGPNFHGGMCSTFGLPMDGNNFGTINCEGQNITMDVKPNPNILSLEWHDQGCSNAGIGNKETFGYLNGGLGSWTGLMNNGYGSSATNPLV, from the exons ATGGGGATTACTTCTTTGCAAGTCTGCATGGATTCATCCAACTGGCTACAG GACACAATTCACGAGGAAACTGAATTCGATTCTTCTTCTTCGCCATCAGGTGACATTTTCACATGTTCAAGGCCTTTAATAGAAAGAAAACTAAGACCCCAACATGACCAACCTCTGAATTGCCCTCGTTGTGACTCAACACACACAAAATTCTGTTACTACAACAATTACAGCCTTTCTCAGCCAAGGTATTTCTGTAAATCTTGCAGAAGGTACTGGACTAAAGGGGGAACTCTAAGGAATATCCCTGTGGGTGGTGGATGTAGGAAGAACAAAAAAGTTTCTTCCAAGAAACAGTCTAATGACACTAATGCCCCTCACCAAATACCTAATTACCATAATGCTGGATCATCTAATTCATCTTCTATTTCTAATTACCCTGAAATGGCATTTTCCCACTTCAACAACTTCATGGGAAATAACAATATTAATAATCCTAGTTTCATGCTTCATGAAAACCATGCACCTATTGATTTTATGGAGAGCAAGTATGAAGCTTTGATGGGGACTACTTTAAAAAATCAAGATTTTATTGGGAATGTCGATGCTAGAATGATCAACGGATATGGTGAGATGGATAATGCTGGAATCAATGGACCAAATTTTCATGGTGGAATGTGCTCCACATTTGGATTGCCCATGGATGGGAACAACTTTGGGACTATAAATTGTGAGGGACAAAATATAACAATGGATGTGAAGCCAAATCCCAATATTTTGTCACTTGAATGGCATGACCAAGGCTGCTCTAATGCTGGAATTGGAAATAAAGAAACTTTTGGGTATCTCAATGGAGGGCTAGGATCTTGGACTGGATTGATGAATAATGGTTATGGTTCATCTGCGACGAATCCATTAGTTTGA